A stretch of Aureispira sp. CCB-E DNA encodes these proteins:
- a CDS encoding Crp/Fnr family transcriptional regulator, translated as MEPLIKHLKNQVSIPDNELEVILQKFEQKQFRKKEHLLQYGNLARYEFFVIQGCARVYITDYNGVEHNSFFPVENWWAGDLKSFINNSPATFSIQALEDMTVLAITSKNWKILIEEVPSFLKYSHALFLNSVIGQQDRIVQSLSFTAKERYDFFIHQYPHLVQRITQKHIASYLGITPEFLSILRNRRTK; from the coding sequence ATGGAGCCATTAATCAAACATCTAAAAAATCAAGTCTCTATTCCTGACAATGAATTGGAAGTGATTTTACAAAAATTTGAACAAAAACAGTTTAGAAAAAAAGAGCATTTGCTTCAGTATGGAAATTTAGCCCGATACGAATTTTTCGTAATTCAAGGTTGTGCACGAGTATACATTACCGATTACAATGGAGTAGAGCACAATTCATTTTTTCCAGTAGAAAATTGGTGGGCAGGGGATTTAAAGAGCTTTATCAACAACAGCCCTGCTACTTTTAGTATTCAAGCATTAGAAGACATGACTGTCTTGGCTATAACCAGTAAAAACTGGAAAATTTTAATAGAAGAAGTTCCTAGCTTTTTGAAGTACTCTCATGCTTTATTTTTAAACTCTGTTATTGGGCAGCAAGATAGAATTGTTCAAAGTTTGTCCTTTACCGCAAAAGAACGTTATGATTTTTTTATCCACCAGTATCCTCACTTGGTTCAACGAATCACTCAAAAACACATTGCAAGCTATTTGGGCATCACACCTGAATTTTTGAGTATTTTAAGAAATAGACGTACCAAATGA
- a CDS encoding L,D-transpeptidase family protein, producing MAIYRIISLYLGLWWVLGCQAPAEERILARKSENAFVDTNVLPLQEDAIMSDASIYGDLPDSVVAELKLMDSLLLLSDAKIKKIAAEKESLETAYWLDIAALDTVSLEHWEDLKSGHFKQQQLSFDNVQSIYQSNFKQVKQLLATQGIYSFDIDLYLRAFKEEGRLELWAKPKTKKHYTLITSYPFYQGTSRLGPKRRQGDHQVPEGIYYIDYFNPESTFKISLRLNYPNAADKIRNAKEADLGGAICIHGTDASIGCLAITDLRIPNVYILATEAKDKGQQEIPIHIFPTRLTWENMEALNNRFADNKEFRDLWASMAPIYTYFEKNQALPNIEITAKGIYSLK from the coding sequence ATGGCAATTTATCGAATTATAAGTTTATACTTAGGTTTATGGTGGGTGCTTGGTTGCCAAGCACCTGCTGAAGAAAGGATACTCGCAAGGAAGTCTGAAAATGCCTTTGTTGATACGAATGTTTTACCCTTGCAGGAAGATGCAATAATGTCTGATGCATCAATTTATGGAGACTTACCAGATAGTGTTGTTGCAGAATTAAAACTAATGGATAGTTTATTGTTATTATCAGATGCTAAAATTAAGAAAATAGCAGCAGAAAAAGAATCACTAGAAACGGCTTATTGGTTAGATATAGCTGCTTTGGATACTGTTTCACTAGAACATTGGGAGGATTTGAAATCAGGACATTTCAAACAACAACAACTCTCTTTTGACAATGTGCAATCGATTTATCAGAGCAATTTTAAACAAGTGAAGCAGTTGTTGGCTACCCAAGGAATTTATTCTTTTGATATAGATCTATATTTACGTGCCTTTAAAGAGGAAGGAAGGCTGGAGTTGTGGGCAAAACCTAAAACTAAAAAACATTATACATTAATTACAAGTTATCCTTTTTATCAAGGCACGAGTCGTTTGGGACCTAAGCGCCGTCAAGGAGACCACCAAGTTCCAGAAGGGATATATTATATTGATTATTTTAATCCAGAGAGTACTTTTAAGATTTCATTGCGATTAAACTATCCCAATGCTGCAGATAAGATTAGAAATGCAAAAGAGGCGGATTTGGGAGGGGCAATTTGTATTCATGGAACGGACGCTTCTATCGGTTGTTTGGCGATTACAGACTTAAGAATTCCTAACGTATATATTTTAGCAACAGAAGCAAAAGATAAAGGTCAACAAGAAATTCCAATCCATATTTTTCCTACTCGTCTAACATGGGAAAATATGGAAGCATTGAACAACCGTTTTGCCGATAACAAAGAATTTAGAGATTTATGGGCAAGTATGGCACCTATATATACCTATTTTGAAAAAAATCAAGCATTGCCTAATATAGAAATTACGGCAAAAGGCATTTATAGTCTAAAATAA
- a CDS encoding cupredoxin domain-containing protein has protein sequence MKNKLFAIVILVMGFVSLGFAQDAMQTPVIKLEQTPGKFTVQSLTLEAGTYQFEIANVGVDHEIGFVIAPKGKPEQKHHIKEGYVQKTIKDGESSLTQKVTLKKGEYIYFCPLNPTEQYSLTVK, from the coding sequence ATGAAAAATAAATTATTTGCAATCGTTATTTTGGTTATGGGCTTTGTTAGTTTGGGTTTTGCACAAGACGCAATGCAAACTCCAGTGATAAAATTAGAGCAAACACCTGGTAAGTTTACGGTTCAAAGTTTAACTTTAGAAGCAGGAACATATCAATTCGAAATTGCAAATGTTGGGGTAGATCACGAAATAGGCTTTGTCATAGCTCCCAAAGGTAAACCAGAACAAAAACATCATATAAAAGAAGGATATGTGCAAAAAACGATCAAAGATGGCGAATCCTCATTGACACAAAAAGTTACTTTAAAAAAAGGGGAGTACATCTATTTTTGCCCATTGAATCCAACAGAACAATATAGTTTAACCGTCAAATAA
- a CDS encoding DoxX family protein, which produces MKKNTDLGLLVLRISIGVLMLLHGIGKLGGGLGFIESVLADKGIPTFIAYGVIVGEVLAPIAILAGFRTRIAAAIYAFNCLVAILLVHMGDIFTLNQHGGWGIELLGLYLFGAVALFFTGAGKYAMSKNNTWD; this is translated from the coding sequence ATGAAAAAGAACACAGATCTAGGATTATTAGTACTTAGAATTTCTATCGGAGTTTTAATGTTGTTGCATGGTATTGGAAAACTAGGAGGAGGTCTGGGCTTTATTGAAAGCGTTTTAGCAGACAAAGGAATTCCAACCTTTATTGCTTATGGAGTTATAGTCGGAGAAGTTCTTGCTCCTATCGCTATTTTAGCTGGCTTTAGAACTCGAATAGCAGCGGCTATTTATGCCTTCAATTGTTTGGTAGCAATCTTATTGGTACACATGGGAGATATTTTCACTTTAAACCAACATGGAGGTTGGGGCATTGAATTACTAGGACTCTATTTGTTTGGTGCAGTTGCTTTGTTTTTTACAGGAGCAGGAAAATATGCGATGTCCAAAAACAATACTTGGGATTAA
- the rplU gene encoding 50S ribosomal protein L21 yields MYAIVEIKGQQFKVSEGQEIFVNRLEAAEGDKVTFDKVLLVAKEGNFQVGTPSVAATVNTTVLEQVKGDKVIVFKKKRRKGYRRKNGHRQQFTKIKIDSIA; encoded by the coding sequence ATGTACGCAATAGTAGAAATCAAAGGACAACAGTTCAAAGTGAGCGAAGGACAAGAGATCTTCGTAAATCGCTTAGAAGCTGCTGAGGGTGATAAAGTTACTTTCGACAAAGTACTCCTCGTAGCGAAGGAAGGAAACTTCCAAGTAGGAACTCCTAGTGTGGCAGCAACAGTAAACACTACTGTTCTTGAGCAAGTAAAAGGTGATAAAGTCATCGTGTTCAAGAAAAAACGCCGCAAAGGATACCGTCGCAAAAACGGACACCGTCAGCAATTCACAAAAATCAAAATTGATAGCATTGCATAA
- a CDS encoding T9SS type A sorting domain-containing protein, which yields MKKYLLLSLISCLIIGSSFGQITYTSISFPQAGDILSISTAVDSSLTITPPSATATAWDFSQLVAINTNYDTIQAASTGGFYTQFSDADILQPLLGQVGVAYTDVTATQMERIGGGFEILGISFVNAFANTHVTQVVPLTYNDMASDVYAFRFSEHIDSVPFLRQLIDSLVSGLPFGLSPDSVRIAIDGDEDRVVDAWGTCAMADSTYDVLRQKVVTEFEVKFEVSVNVPFLGNQWVNVANFIQLPFPTRGTTVQYNFLSEGVKQPLVSLTLDSAETMVTNIEFLDTTINNPPNTIDVRYVEDEIAAQIYPNPAQQQVQIKMNAADLPTDGYNLLLVDMLGRVVLSTSNIQNENHVVDIRTIENGHYILVLQNQVGKILKRATLEIHK from the coding sequence ATGAAAAAATACCTACTACTGAGTTTGATCTCTTGCTTAATAATTGGATCGAGTTTTGGACAAATTACGTACACGTCGATTAGTTTTCCGCAAGCTGGCGATATTCTTTCGATTTCTACTGCTGTAGATTCTTCCCTAACGATTACCCCCCCTAGTGCCACTGCAACCGCTTGGGATTTTTCGCAACTGGTGGCCATAAATACCAATTATGATACGATACAGGCTGCCTCAACAGGCGGTTTTTATACGCAATTTTCAGATGCAGATATTTTACAGCCACTTCTAGGGCAAGTAGGGGTAGCCTATACCGATGTGACCGCTACTCAAATGGAACGTATAGGAGGAGGTTTTGAGATATTAGGAATTTCTTTTGTCAATGCTTTTGCCAATACGCATGTTACACAGGTAGTTCCATTAACGTATAACGACATGGCATCTGATGTATATGCATTTCGATTTAGCGAACATATTGATAGCGTGCCTTTTTTGCGCCAATTAATTGATTCTTTAGTAAGTGGATTGCCATTTGGTTTGAGTCCTGATTCTGTTCGAATTGCAATTGATGGAGATGAAGATAGAGTTGTAGATGCATGGGGAACTTGCGCTATGGCAGACAGTACTTATGACGTTTTGCGTCAAAAAGTAGTGACAGAGTTTGAGGTGAAATTTGAAGTAAGCGTGAATGTACCTTTTTTAGGAAACCAATGGGTTAATGTTGCCAATTTTATACAACTGCCTTTCCCTACCAGAGGAACAACAGTACAATACAATTTTTTGTCCGAAGGCGTAAAACAACCTTTGGTAAGCCTAACCTTGGATAGTGCAGAAACAATGGTGACTAATATCGAGTTTTTGGATACCACCATCAATAACCCACCAAACACCATTGATGTTCGTTATGTGGAAGATGAAATTGCTGCGCAAATTTATCCAAACCCTGCGCAACAACAGGTGCAAATAAAAATGAATGCTGCTGATTTGCCTACTGATGGTTATAACTTATTGTTGGTAGATATGTTGGGACGGGTTGTTTTGTCAACATCCAACATTCAAAATGAGAATCATGTAGTAGATATACGCACTATTGAGAATGGCCATTATATTCTGGTCTTGCAAAATCAAGTCGGTAAAATACTTAAACGAGCAACCCTCGAAATACATAAGTAA
- the rpmA gene encoding 50S ribosomal protein L27 encodes MAHKKGVGSTDNGRDSKSKRLGVKLFGGQSAIAGNIIVRQRGTSFHPGNGVGIGKDHTIFALKDGIVEFKKGYKNRTFIHVV; translated from the coding sequence ATGGCTCATAAGAAAGGGGTAGGTAGTACGGATAACGGACGTGATAGTAAAAGTAAACGTCTTGGTGTCAAATTGTTTGGCGGCCAGTCGGCTATTGCAGGAAATATCATCGTACGTCAACGAGGTACTAGCTTCCACCCAGGTAATGGTGTAGGAATAGGTAAAGACCACACTATCTTTGCTTTAAAAGATGGTATCGTTGAATTCAAAAAAGGATACAAGAATCGTACCTTCATTCATGTAGTATAA